ACCACCACCTCGCCGGAGCTCGGCGTATACACGGCGCGGTCGCCGCGCATCGATTGCTCGGACGTCACCAGATAGACCGTGCCGGTGGCATCGATCCGCTGCAGGTCGCCGTCCGACGCACGAACAAGCGACAGGACGTCGGCGCGAAGGCGATTTCCACCCTGCACCACCTCGGCGCGACCGCGCAGAACAACTCCGTCTGCGGTATTCTCGAGGGTGTCGCCGCCGAAGGCGATCGGCTGGCGCGAGGCGCCCGACTGGGCGTCGCCTGTTGTCGGAAGGGCCAGCAGCGTCAGGGCGGCAGCCGCCGCCGCGATCGCCTTGATTGTCGTCGCCATGCTCAACCCTCCGAGCCGGAGGGGTTGATGACGCCCCTCACCTTGTTGTCGCCCGCGCCCTGGAAGACGACGCGTTCGCCCTGATCATGGATCGCATAGGACGAAGCGTTGATCGTTCCAAGGGGGCCGGTCCCCTGCACGCCCTTGGTTCCCGTCACCACGCCGGTGCGGGTATCGACCACCGCCTCGGGCGTGGTCAGCGTAAAGCCCGAGCCGCCGTCCGAGATGCGCACGTTCGGCCCGATGATGACCTTGCGCTGCCCCTCGTCATAGGTGCCGCCGTCCGCCGTCATCTGCGTCACCTTGCGGCCGCCGAGATTGAGCCTGAGCACAGGCCCGACCAGGCGGAAATGGCCGGTGTTCGGATCGCGGATCGCGCCCTGCGCCCCCACCAGAAAGGCGCGGCCTTGCGCATCCTGGCCATGGAACATCGGATTGTCGAGGCGGATTTCCTGGCTCTGGCTGGCCCGGCGCTCGACGCCGGACATGACTGTGCGAAACACGGTCCAGGTCAGGGCGGCGCCCGCCACCACCAGGATCAGCACCGGCAGCACGCGGCGATAGAAGCGGATGCGGCGCGATCGCGCGCGCCAGCGGTCGCCCTCGCGGGCGACCCGCGCCTCGTCCGCCTCGATGCTGCGCCGCTCCGCCTCGCTCATGGGATCAGCTGTGGGCGAACACGTCGATCTCGTCCCAGCCGGCGAGATCGAGCGCCGAACGGGTCGGCAGGAAGTCAAAGCATTGGCGCGCCAGCTCGGTGCGGCCCTCGCGCTCCAGCATGGCGTCCAGCCGCCCCTTGACCGCATGCAGGTGCAACACGTCCGATGCGGCGTAATCCAGCTGCGCCTGGGTCAGGGTCTCGGCGCCCCAGTCCGACGACTGCTGCGCCTTGGACAGATCCACGCCCGCCAGCTCACGCACCACGTCCTTCAGCCCGTGCCGGTCGGTGTAGGTCCGCGCCAGCTTTGAGCCGATCTTGGTGCAATAGACCGGCCGCGTCTCGACGCCGAGGTGCAGCTGGAACATGCCGATGTCGAAGCGGCCGAAGTGAAAGATCTTCAGCACGTCCGGATCAGCCAGCAGCCGCTTCAGGTTCGGGCAGTCGTAGTCCGGCCGGCGCAGGCGCACGACGTGGGCGTTCCCGTCGCCCGATGACAGCTGCACCACGCACAGCGGATCGCGCCGGAAGCGCAGGCCCATGGTCTCCGAATCGATGGCGACCTCCGGCCCCAGGTCCAGGTCGTCGGGCAGGTCGCCTTCGTGCAGGTAAACGGTCATTGCGCGATCATATATGAGCTGGGCGGTTCTGGCGAAACCGCCGCCGGAAACAACAACGGCGCCGCACCCGAAGATGCGACGCCGTTGTAAAAAGTGGTGCCCAGAAGAGGACTCGAACCTCCACGGCCGTTAAGCCACTGGCACCTGAAGCCAGCGCGTCTACCAATTCCGCCATCTGGGCCCCGGCGGCGTCGCCTTGCGGCGTCGTCATCGGGAAGGCGCGGACCTCTAAGGCAGGCCGCAGGGCGGGTCAACAGGGCGATGCTGCAAAAAACGTCATCTTTTTCGCCGGCGCCGTTAACGCTGTGCGCTTACCCGGTCTTGAGCCGAGCAGGGCTATCCAGCGGCGATGACCGAGCCCGCCGTCCTGCCCGCCCGCGAGCGTCGCGCGACCCCGCGCCGGCCGTTCCGCAAGGAACGCCGCGAGGCCGAACGCGTCCGCATCCTGGGTCAGCCGATGGACCTCGTCCGCCCGGAGGAGGTGCTTCACCACGTCCAGAACGCGGTGGCGGCGGGACGCAAGACGGTGGTGGCGAACCACAATCTGCACAGCCTTTATCTGTTGCGGAAACATCCGGAAGTCGCCCGCTTCTATGAGCAGGCCGACCTTGTCGAAGTCGATTCGACTCCGCTGATCTGGTTCTCGCGCGCGCTGGGCCTGCACAGCCGGCCTTTCCACCGCTGCACCTATCTGGACTGGCGCGACCACTTCTGGAGCGTGGCCAACCGGCTGGGCTGGCGCGTCATGGCCGTGGGCGGCGCACCAGAGGTCGGGCCTGCGGCTCGGGCGAAGCTGGCGATCGCCTATCCGGGCGCGGACATCCGCACCCAGTCCGGCTATTTCGACGCCCGACCGGATGCGGCCGACAATGCGGAAGTGCTGTCGGAGATCGCGCGCTTCCAGCCGCACATCCTGTTTGTCGGCATGGGCATGCCCCGGCAGGAGCGTTGGATCGCCGAAAACCTGCATCGCCTACCCGACTGCGCCATCCTGTCGGTGGGCGCCGCCTTCGACTACGAGGCCGGGGTGCAGAGCGCGGCGCCCCGGTGGATGGGTCGGGCGGGGCTGGAATGGCTGTACCGCCTCCTCCACGATCCTCGACGCCTGTTCCACCGCTACTGCGTCGAGCCCTGGAGCCTCCTGCCGCTGATCTGGACCGACATCCATCAAGCGCGCCGGCGGCGTCAGTCCGCTCTCGGCTGAGCAAAGGCGACGTAGTCGGCGTAGTCGTAGTCGATGTCGCCATAGCCGTGCCGCGCCTGGGCGTTCATGTCGACCTGCGTCAGCACCACGCCGACAGCGGCGGCTCCCGACTGCTCCAGCATCCGCAGTGCGCTCCCCACGACGCGGTCAGGCGTGCGCCGCCAGCGCGCCAGGACCACGGCCGCGTCGGCCCGCGTCGCCAGAACCCTGGCTTCACTGGCGGCCAGAAGCGGCGGCGTGTCCAGGATGACGAGGTCGAACCGCTCTCGCAGCGCCGCCATCAGCCGGTCCATCTCGCGCCCCCCCAGGATATCCCGCGGCGTCGCGCCGCCCCGCGCCAGCGGCAGGACCCACGCGCCCGAGCCCTCGTCCAGATGCAGCGCCTGGTCCAGCGCAGCCGACCCGTCCAGCACCTCGAGCAAGCCGACCTCCGGCTCGACCCTCAGCATGCGGGCCACGGCACGCCTGCGCAGATCGCAGTCGACCAGCACCACCCGTCCGCCGGCCAGGGCCGAGATGCGCGCAAGGCTCAGCGCGGTGGTCGACTTGCCCTCGTCGGGCAGGGCAGAACACAGGGCGACCACCTGAACATTGCGGCCCGGCCTTGAGTGCAGAATGGCGGCGCGCAGGGTCCGAAACGCTTCGGCGAACGGCGACAACGGCCGTTTCAGCACATAGTCGGCGGGCGCCAGGCTGCGATCCGCCTTTTCCGCCACCGAGCGCAGCAGCGGCGCCTGACCGAGGCTCGGCTTGCCCAGCCGCTGCTCCACATCCTCCCCATGCCGCAGGCCGCTGTCCAGCATCTCGGCCAGGCCGACCGCGACCAGCGCCAGCACCAGGGCGGCCACCAACCCGCCCGCCAGCATCAGCGGGATATTCGGCGACGACGGCTCGGACGGGGTGCGGGCGCGCGAGACGATGCGGGCGTCCGACTGCTCGGCCCCTTCGCTGGCGCTGGTCTCCTGAAAGCGAGCCAGGAAGCTCTGATACAAGGTTCGCACCGAGGAGGCGTGGCGCTCCAGTTCGTTCAGGCGGACACCGGCGGCGTTGTCGATCGCCAGCGTG
The genomic region above belongs to Brevundimonas sp. PAMC22021 and contains:
- a CDS encoding WecB/TagA/CpsF family glycosyltransferase, whose translation is MTEPAVLPARERRATPRRPFRKERREAERVRILGQPMDLVRPEEVLHHVQNAVAAGRKTVVANHNLHSLYLLRKHPEVARFYEQADLVEVDSTPLIWFSRALGLHSRPFHRCTYLDWRDHFWSVANRLGWRVMAVGGAPEVGPAARAKLAIAYPGADIRTQSGYFDARPDAADNAEVLSEIARFQPHILFVGMGMPRQERWIAENLHRLPDCAILSVGAAFDYEAGVQSAAPRWMGRAGLEWLYRLLHDPRRLFHRYCVEPWSLLPLIWTDIHQARRRRQSALG
- a CDS encoding LptA/OstA family protein, with protein sequence MATTIKAIAAAAAALTLLALPTTGDAQSGASRQPIAFGGDTLENTADGVVLRGRAEVVQGGNRLRADVLSLVRASDGDLQRIDATGTVYLVTSEQSMRGDRAVYTPSSGEVVVTGDVILTQGQNVLTGGRLVYNVNTEAARMEGAPRGAAGRRVQGVFYPEGTN
- the lptC gene encoding LPS export ABC transporter periplasmic protein LptC; the protein is MSEAERRSIEADEARVAREGDRWRARSRRIRFYRRVLPVLILVVAGAALTWTVFRTVMSGVERRASQSQEIRLDNPMFHGQDAQGRAFLVGAQGAIRDPNTGHFRLVGPVLRLNLGGRKVTQMTADGGTYDEGQRKVIIGPNVRISDGGSGFTLTTPEAVVDTRTGVVTGTKGVQGTGPLGTINASSYAIHDQGERVVFQGAGDNKVRGVINPSGSEG
- a CDS encoding ribonuclease D gives rise to the protein MTVYLHEGDLPDDLDLGPEVAIDSETMGLRFRRDPLCVVQLSSGDGNAHVVRLRRPDYDCPNLKRLLADPDVLKIFHFGRFDIGMFQLHLGVETRPVYCTKIGSKLARTYTDRHGLKDVVRELAGVDLSKAQQSSDWGAETLTQAQLDYAASDVLHLHAVKGRLDAMLEREGRTELARQCFDFLPTRSALDLAGWDEIDVFAHS